Part of the Pseudodesulfovibrio hydrargyri genome is shown below.
AGATAATCTTTGTCGAGGCCTTCGAGGACTACTCCTACGTGCACACGGCCAACCAGAAATTTCTTTCCTCCTATCGGCTCAAGAACCTGGAGGACCGGCTCGGGCCGCACCGCTTCTTCCGCGTGCACCGCAAGTATCTGGTGAACCTGGACATGGTCACCGAGATAGCGTCCATGCCCGGCTCGAACTTCATGCTGCGCACGGCCGGGCGCACGCGGATCGAGCTGCCGATCAGCCGCCGGCGCATCGCCGAGCTGAAGAAGATCATCGGGCTGTGAACCGATGGATCGCCCCGGGCCGGGCCGTTGCGGCCGGTCCGACCGTTTAACCCGCCGCTGCTGCCGTTGGCCGAATAAGCCGGGAGTTGCGGAACGAAAATGCTATGAATGAGACTCGCAAAACCGGGTATTCCGGTTGACTCTGCGAGGAGGGCACATGGACCAGTCAGGCGCTATAGACAATCTGCTGCAGGAGGAACGGGTCTTCCGTCCGCTCCCGCAATTGGTCATCGAAGCCAACGTCAATCCCCAGGAGCTGGAGGGAGCGCGCAAGTTCGCGGCCATGGACCCCACCGGGTACTGGGAGGAGGCCGCCGACGAGCTGGACTGGTTCAAGAAGTGGGACCAGGTCCTGGACGACAAGGACGCGCCGTTCTACCGCTGGTTCCCGGGCGCGCGCTGCAACATCGTCTACAATGCGCTCGACCGCCACATCGAGACCGCCAACAAGAACAAGCTCGCGCTCATTTGGGAAGGGGAGCCGGGCGACCAGCGCAAGTACACCTATTTCGAGCTCTACCGCGAGGTCAACCGTTTCGCCAACGCCTTGCGCTCCCTGGGCATCCGCAAGGGCGACCGCGTGGTCATCTACATGCCGCCCCTGCCCGAGACGGTCATAGCCATGCTCGCCGCGGCCAAGATCGGCGCGGTCCATTCCGTGGTATTCGCCGGGTTCTCGGCCAAGGCCCTGCGCAAGCGGATCAACGACGCCCAGGCCAAGCTGCTGATTACGTCCGACGGGTTCTACCGCAACGGCCGGATCATCAGCCTCAAGGAGACCGCCGACGAGGCGTTGGTCGGGGCATGCGCCGACTGCGTGGAGGCCATGGTCGTGGTCCGGCGCTGCAACATCGGCGTGGACATGGTCGACGGCCGGGACTTCCAGTACGAGGACCTGGTCCGCCAGGAGCGCAACGAGGCCCCCACCGAGGTCATGGACGCGGACGACCCGCTCTTTCTGCTCTATACTTCCGGGACCACGGGCACGCCCAAGGGCGTGGTCCACTCCCACGGCGGCTACATGGTCGGCGTGCACCGCACCCTGACCACGGTCTTCGACATCAAGCCCACGGACATCTTCTGGTGCACCGCCGATCCCGGCTGGGTCACCGGCCACTCGGCGGGCATCTACGGGCCGCTCATGGCCGGGACCACCTCGGTCATGTACGAAGGCCACCCCAACTACCCCCAGGCCGACCGCCTCTGGTCCATCGTGGCCAAGTACGGGGTGACGATCTTCTACACCGCGCCGACCATGATCCGCATGCTCATGCGCTTTGGCGCCCAGTACCCCAAGCAGCACGACCTGTCCTCCCTGCGCCTGCTCGGCACCGTGGGCGAACCCATCTCGCCCGAGGCCTGGATATGGCTGTACAAGAACATCGGCCGGTCCGAATGCCCGGTGCTCGACACCTGGTGGCAGACCGAGACCGGCATGTTCATGATCTCGCCCCTGCCCATCTCCGTGCTCAAGCCGGGCTCCGTGACCAAGGCCCTGCCCGGCGTGGAGGTGGACGTGGTCGATCGCGACGGCAACCCTGTGCCGCCCGGCAAGGGCGGCCTGCTCGTGGTCACCGCGCCCTGGCCGTCCATGATGACCGGCCTGTGGAACGACGACGACCGCTTCAAGGAGTACTGGTCCCAAATCCCCGGCGTCTACTACGCGGGCGACGTGGCCCGCAGGGACGAGGACGGCTACATCTGGATCCAGGGCCGGGCCGACGACGTCATCAACATCGCCGGGCACCGCATCGGCTCGGCCGAGCTCGAAGCCGCCTTCGGCGTGCACCCGGCGGTCTGCGAATGCGCCGCCATCGGCGTGCCCGACCAGATCAAGGGCGAGGCCGCCAAGGCGTTCGTCATGCTCAACGACGGCTTCGAGCCGGGCGACGAACTGATCAAGGACCTCAAAAAGACCATCCGCAACGAACTCGGACCCGTGGCCGTGATCAAGTCCATCGAGTTCCGCGATTCCCTGCCCAAAACCCGGTCCGGCAAACTCATGCGCCGCGTGCTCAAGGCCGAGGAAAATGGTTTTGAAATAGGCGACTTGACCGGACTGGACGACGATTAAGCGCCTCCGGCGGCCGGGNNNNNNNNNNNNNNNNNNNNNNNNNNNNNNNNNNNNNNNNNNNNNNNNNNNNNNNNNNNNNNNNNNNNTTCTAAACTTTTTGCCGCCGCTTCGCGGGGGCGGACGCCGTCGTATGGTGCCGTTGCCGAGCTTGTTCCGTAGCGTTTTCCCCTTCTCCAGTCTTTCGCGTTCGCACCCTTGCCGAAGGCACACAAAAAGTTTTGAAGGGGAGTCCAGAGGGGAAACTTTTCCAAAAGTTTCCCCTCTGGCCGCCGGAGGCATTCCCCGGTGCCCGCGCCTTGCGCGGGCACCGGGGAAAGGGTAGGTTCGCCGCATGACCCGTATAGCGATCATGTCCGACGTGCACGGCAATTTCGAGGCGTTGAAAGAGGTCCTGGCCGATATGGACCGTCAGTCCGTGGACGCGGCGTATTGTCTGGGGGACATGATCGGGTACGGGCCGCAGCCGCAGGAGTGCGTGGACCTGTTGCGCGGGCGCGGGGTGGAATGCTCCATGGGCAACCATGAGCAGGGGCTGATCAATATTCACTATCTGCGCGGCTTCAACCAGCCCGCGGCGGACATGCTGCGGCGCACGCGCGAGATGATTTCGGAGGAGACGTACGAGTGGCTGACCTCGCGGCCCAAGTCCATTGTGGCGCACGGCTGCCGGTTCGTGCACGGCCTGCCGCCGGACTCGATTACCGAATACCTCTGGAAATACCGGGACGAGATGGCCGGGATCTTTGCGCGCTACGCGGAGGATGTGTGCTTTGTCGGTCACACCCATGACCTGGGGCGCTACACCAGCCTGCGCGGCAAGGTGGCCCGGCATGCGCTGCCCGAGGGCGAGACCGTGCTGGAGGATGGGGTGCGGCATCTGGTGAACATCGGCGCCGTGGGCCAGCCGCGCGACGGGAACAATCGGGCCAAGTACGGGGTCCTGGACCTGGGCAGCCGGATTCTGACCATGCGCTTCGTCCCCTACGACATCAAGAAGACCGCCGACCTGATTATTGCCCACGGCTTCCACCGAGGGTTCGCCGACCGGCTCTGGTGACGGACCCGCGCCGCAGGCGCCAAACGGGTGCAGGGGTGCGAACCCCTGCCCGCCGGAGGCGAAATCACCCATCCGTCGCCGCGAAGCGGCCTTCAAACCTGATTTCCCATAGCTCATGAATAAAGCCCCCGCGCAGCGCTGCGCGGGGGCTTTTCGTTCTGTTCGGTGGCGGCCCGCTAGCGGACCAGGACCTCCACCCGGCGGTTGCGCGGTTCGGACTTGCCGTCCGGGGTGGGGATGAGCGGGTTTTCCTCGCCGTGGGAGGTCATCTCGATGATGTCCTCGGGCATGCCCGCCTTGACCAGCAGTTCGCGGACCTTTTTGGCGCGGCGCACGGACAGGTCGTAGTTGTATTGTTTTTCACCGAGGGTGTCGGTGTGCCCGATGACCGACACGTCGCGGGAGACCCGGGCCTTCCAGCTCCCGATGATGTCCGGGATGAGGGCCTTGGACTCGTCCGTGAGCTTTGTCGAGTCGCTGTGGAAGTGGAGGATGAACCGGGCCGTGGGTTCGGGCTGGGCGGCCATGGCCGCGCCGAACTGGGATTGGACCTGGGCGTCGCTCAGGGTGGTCACCTTGTCGGTGCCGGTGACGGCCTGGTTGGCCTGGTTCAGGGTGGCGGTCTGTCCGCCTTCGGAGGTCACCGTGACCTCGCCCACGTGGCCGTCCAGGTCGGGCAGCAGGACGATGGTCTGTCCGCCGCCGCAACCGGCGAGCATCAGGCCGACAAAAAGGATGAGTGCGTATTGTTTCATGGTGCGCTCCTAATCGACCTTGATCAGGAACCGGGTGCCCCGGATTCCTATGGTGGACAGCGGGGTCTCCACGGCCATGGCGCCGGGCCTGAGCTTGGCGATCTGGCCGGAGATGAACTGGACCGTGCCCTTGTTCACCCGGGTCAGGAAGTCGAGCTGGTCCTGGGTCGGGTCAAAGACGAAGGTGTCGATGGTCACCCTGGAGCCGGGCCCCAGGGAGAGGAGCGTGTCGTCGCGGAAGATCACGCCCATGGAGGAGTCCTTGCCCGTGATCAGGGTGTCGCCCTGGAGCAGGTAGTCGCCCACCGAGGCGGGCAGCCGCTCGCCCAGCCGTTCCACGAACGCCTCGCCGCTCACGGTCTTGACCGTGCCCACGGCCTGGGCGCGCTCCATGGCCAGGGGTGCCCGGGCCAGGCCTACGATGCAGAGGAATGCCAGGGCCGCGATCCCGGCCCAGGGGCGTTTGCCGCGATGCGGCCGAGCGGGCGGCCGGGCGGCGATTTCGGTTCGGGACATGGGCATGACCTCCGGATTGAATGCGGAATACCAATTTCCCCATACGCCTATCCCCCTTGAAAGGCTACGTCTATTATAATCAATCCCCATTCTGGACGCTTTACATCAAGATTTTCGATGCAACCCCCTTGACACCTATACCCCGTATAGGTATACGGAAGGCGAGGGCGCCATATAGGGTGCAGGTTATAATGTTCAAGTATTTAAACAGGCCATATGGTTTGTAAGAGTGTGAGAACCCTGTGTCGAACGTGAACAAGTCAACTTTGGAGG
Proteins encoded:
- the acs gene encoding acetate--CoA ligase, yielding MDQSGAIDNLLQEERVFRPLPQLVIEANVNPQELEGARKFAAMDPTGYWEEAADELDWFKKWDQVLDDKDAPFYRWFPGARCNIVYNALDRHIETANKNKLALIWEGEPGDQRKYTYFELYREVNRFANALRSLGIRKGDRVVIYMPPLPETVIAMLAAAKIGAVHSVVFAGFSAKALRKRINDAQAKLLITSDGFYRNGRIISLKETADEALVGACADCVEAMVVVRRCNIGVDMVDGRDFQYEDLVRQERNEAPTEVMDADDPLFLLYTSGTTGTPKGVVHSHGGYMVGVHRTLTTVFDIKPTDIFWCTADPGWVTGHSAGIYGPLMAGTTSVMYEGHPNYPQADRLWSIVAKYGVTIFYTAPTMIRMLMRFGAQYPKQHDLSSLRLLGTVGEPISPEAWIWLYKNIGRSECPVLDTWWQTETGMFMISPLPISVLKPGSVTKALPGVEVDVVDRDGNPVPPGKGGLLVVTAPWPSMMTGLWNDDDRFKEYWSQIPGVYYAGDVARRDEDGYIWIQGRADDVINIAGHRIGSAELEAAFGVHPAVCECAAIGVPDQIKGEAAKAFVMLNDGFEPGDELIKDLKKTIRNELGPVAVIKSIEFRDSLPKTRSGKLMRRVLKAEENGFEIGDLTGLDDD
- a CDS encoding OmpA family protein — protein: MKQYALILFVGLMLAGCGGGQTIVLLPDLDGHVGEVTVTSEGGQTATLNQANQAVTGTDKVTTLSDAQVQSQFGAAMAAQPEPTARFILHFHSDSTKLTDESKALIPDIIGSWKARVSRDVSVIGHTDTLGEKQYNYDLSVRRAKKVRELLVKAGMPEDIIEMTSHGEENPLIPTPDGKSEPRNRRVEVLVR
- a CDS encoding metallophosphoesterase family protein → MTRIAIMSDVHGNFEALKEVLADMDRQSVDAAYCLGDMIGYGPQPQECVDLLRGRGVECSMGNHEQGLINIHYLRGFNQPAADMLRRTREMISEETYEWLTSRPKSIVAHGCRFVHGLPPDSITEYLWKYRDEMAGIFARYAEDVCFVGHTHDLGRYTSLRGKVARHALPEGETVLEDGVRHLVNIGAVGQPRDGNNRAKYGVLDLGSRILTMRFVPYDIKKTADLIIAHGFHRGFADRLW
- a CDS encoding FecR family protein, with amino-acid sequence MSRTEIAARPPARPHRGKRPWAGIAALAFLCIVGLARAPLAMERAQAVGTVKTVSGEAFVERLGERLPASVGDYLLQGDTLITGKDSSMGVIFRDDTLLSLGPGSRVTIDTFVFDPTQDQLDFLTRVNKGTVQFISGQIAKLRPGAMAVETPLSTIGIRGTRFLIKVD